The following are encoded in a window of Lacinutrix sp. WUR7 genomic DNA:
- a CDS encoding glycoside hydrolase — MKYIKLLFTAIICTLQSCSSQTKINGVSFVASRTAVTEEHVNPVKDINANFAAVMPFGFIRELEHPEVVYNTERQWYGESRVGAEQYAKSLEAKGIKIMIKPQIWVSRGQFTGYIKMESETDWEKLESSYSSFILEYAKLAQEINADIFCVGTELEQFVTNRPAYWSALIVEIRKVYKGKLTYAANWDEFKRTPFWSQLDYIGVDAYFPVSASKTPTVAECLEGWKMHKSVIKEISDRYKKPILFTEFGYRSADYAGKEPWNSERGLDVVNLEAQNNTTIALFDTFWKEDWFAGGFVWKWFHDHANVGGEKNNRFTPQNKPVEKIIKAYFQA; from the coding sequence ATGAAATACATAAAGCTTCTTTTTACAGCTATAATCTGCACGTTACAGTCCTGCTCATCACAAACAAAAATTAATGGTGTAAGTTTTGTAGCTTCCAGAACTGCTGTAACAGAAGAACATGTAAATCCGGTAAAAGATATTAATGCCAATTTTGCTGCAGTAATGCCTTTTGGGTTTATTAGAGAACTGGAACATCCCGAAGTTGTTTACAATACGGAGAGGCAATGGTATGGAGAAAGTAGAGTAGGCGCTGAACAGTATGCAAAAAGCTTAGAAGCAAAAGGCATAAAAATAATGATTAAACCCCAAATTTGGGTTTCTCGAGGGCAATTTACGGGTTACATAAAAATGGAATCCGAAACGGATTGGGAAAAATTAGAAAGTTCGTATTCTAGTTTTATTCTTGAGTATGCAAAACTAGCCCAAGAAATTAATGCCGATATCTTTTGTGTTGGTACAGAGTTAGAACAATTTGTAACCAACAGACCAGCATATTGGAGTGCACTAATTGTAGAGATAAGAAAAGTGTACAAAGGAAAACTCACCTATGCAGCAAATTGGGACGAGTTTAAACGAACTCCTTTTTGGAGTCAGTTAGATTATATTGGAGTAGATGCTTATTTTCCGGTTAGTGCTAGTAAAACACCAACGGTAGCAGAATGTTTGGAAGGTTGGAAAATGCATAAATCCGTAATAAAAGAGATTTCAGATAGATATAAAAAACCAATTTTATTTACAGAGTTTGGTTATAGAAGTGCCGATTACGCAGGGAAAGAACCTTGGAACTCTGAAAGAGGTTTGGATGTTGTAAACCTGGAAGCACAGAATAATACAACTATTGCATTATTTGATACTTTTTGGAAAGAAGATTGGTTTGCAGGAGGATTTGTATGGAAATGGTTTCACGATCATGCCAATGTTGGCGGAGAAAAAAACAATAGGTTTACACCGCAGAATAAGCCTGTAGAAAAAATAATTAAAGCATATTTTCAAGCCTAA
- a CDS encoding DUF547 domain-containing protein, whose translation MKKIILVALILLGGFSAKAQNLETFFTQADAFFKANVLHGKVAYDAIKKDTKSLDAVLKIAEGITVSKSDTANYQAFWINAYNLSVIKGLVDNYPTKSPLDDSGFFDKTLHHVAGKKVSLNTIENKLLRAEFKDPRFHFVLVCGAVGCPPLISKAYLPTTLEAQLQKQTQLALNGDYFIKVNAKNKSVAGSKILEWYKEDFTKNGKTEIEYINTIRTEKIPTDYKLTYFEYNWKINNQ comes from the coding sequence ATGAAAAAAATAATACTAGTAGCATTAATTTTATTAGGAGGTTTTTCCGCGAAAGCGCAAAACTTAGAAACCTTTTTTACACAAGCGGATGCTTTTTTTAAAGCAAATGTTTTACACGGAAAAGTTGCCTATGATGCGATAAAAAAAGATACCAAATCTTTAGATGCCGTTTTAAAAATAGCGGAAGGAATAACGGTTTCTAAAAGTGATACCGCAAATTACCAAGCCTTTTGGATAAATGCGTATAATTTATCGGTAATTAAAGGATTGGTGGATAACTATCCAACAAAATCACCATTAGATGATAGTGGTTTTTTCGATAAGACATTACATCATGTAGCGGGTAAAAAAGTATCCTTAAATACTATAGAAAACAAGTTGTTACGAGCAGAATTTAAAGATCCTCGATTTCATTTTGTTTTAGTTTGTGGCGCTGTTGGTTGTCCGCCATTAATTAGTAAAGCATACTTACCAACTACTTTAGAAGCGCAATTACAAAAGCAAACACAATTGGCTTTAAACGGAGATTATTTTATTAAAGTAAATGCTAAAAATAAAAGTGTTGCTGGTTCTAAAATATTAGAATGGTATAAAGAAGATTTTACGAAGAACGGTAAAACTGAAATAGAATATATAAATACCATTAGAACCGAAAAAATACCAACAGATTATAAGCTAACGTATTTTGAATACAACTGGAAAATAAACAACCAATAA
- a CDS encoding NAD(P)/FAD-dependent oxidoreductase, whose translation MEHVVIIGNGISGVTVARHIRKNSNKKITIISAETDYFFSRTALMYIYMGHMKFEHTQPYENSFWEKNRIELKKGFVTSIDTESKTLQFAEGDSLQYDKLVIATGSKPNKFGWPGQDLEGAQGLYSKQDLDSIERNAPDNKTCKRAVIVGGGLIGIELAEMLNSRSIPVTFLVRENSFWNGVLPEGESAMINRHIKNHHIDLRLGFNLKEIKSDENGKVKSIVITETEEEIDCNVVGLTAGVSPNIDFLKSSTIEINRGVLVNRHLETNIPDVYAIGDCAEQRDSGIGERRPIEAVWYTGRMMGETLAQTICGNRIEYKPRHWFNSAKFLDIEYQTYGWVYAKPRENEAHFHWKHEDDTKCITVCYDTTNNTFLGINTFGIRMRHEIFDRWLTEKRDVDYVMKNLPEANFDPEFYKHFEKDILAAYTKQLQTA comes from the coding sequence ATGGAACATGTAGTTATTATAGGAAATGGTATTTCCGGCGTAACAGTAGCCCGACATATTCGAAAAAATTCCAATAAAAAGATCACTATCATCTCTGCCGAAACAGATTACTTTTTCTCGCGTACTGCACTAATGTACATATACATGGGACATATGAAGTTTGAGCATACACAACCTTATGAGAATTCGTTTTGGGAAAAAAATCGCATCGAATTAAAAAAAGGTTTTGTAACCTCCATAGATACCGAATCTAAAACACTGCAATTTGCAGAAGGCGACAGCTTACAATACGACAAATTAGTAATTGCGACTGGAAGTAAACCTAACAAATTTGGTTGGCCAGGACAAGATTTAGAAGGTGCACAAGGTTTATATAGCAAACAAGATTTAGATAGTATAGAGCGTAATGCACCAGACAACAAAACCTGTAAACGTGCGGTTATTGTTGGTGGCGGATTAATAGGAATTGAATTAGCCGAAATGCTAAACTCTAGAAGTATTCCCGTAACTTTTTTAGTTAGAGAAAATAGTTTTTGGAACGGTGTTTTACCAGAAGGAGAAAGCGCGATGATTAATAGACATATAAAAAATCACCATATCGATTTACGATTAGGTTTCAATTTAAAGGAAATTAAATCGGATGAAAACGGCAAAGTAAAATCCATCGTTATTACCGAAACTGAAGAAGAAATAGACTGTAATGTTGTTGGTTTAACCGCAGGTGTTTCCCCAAATATCGATTTCCTTAAATCTTCCACTATTGAAATTAATAGAGGTGTTTTAGTCAACAGACATTTAGAAACCAATATTCCAGATGTTTATGCGATTGGCGATTGTGCCGAGCAACGCGATAGTGGTATTGGAGAACGCAGACCTATTGAAGCTGTTTGGTATACTGGAAGAATGATGGGAGAAACTTTAGCGCAAACCATTTGTGGTAATAGAATAGAATACAAACCCAGACATTGGTTTAACTCTGCTAAATTCTTAGATATCGAATACCAAACCTATGGTTGGGTATATGCAAAACCAAGAGAAAACGAAGCGCATTTTCATTGGAAACACGAAGATGACACCAAATGTATTACGGTATGTTATGACACTACAAATAATACTTTTTTAGGTATTAATACCTTCGGAATTAGAATGCGTCATGAAATATTTGACCGTTGGCTAACCGAAAAACGCGATGTAGATTATGTTATGAAAAATCTACCGGAAGCTAACTTTGATCCAGAATTTTACAAGCATTTTGAAAAAGACATTCTAGCTGCTTACACCAAACAATTACAAACAGCATAA
- a CDS encoding 4Fe-4S dicluster domain-containing protein translates to MSNKIDHSMSLATPDALNITTKQKIALATGLIGLFILILAVFNVDFPNRAVFLTISLGLIIGGTVVYSREAYLTKLEGIKNDGAWFKSISSRGVLGWALGVFLTTFYIVLYFFPKYLGLGVDGAANTGLVALFDPLSNLLSGNNASQWFVYGTLYTVAILAFGYKFMLKYRHNRYQQLRTASVMFFQTAFAFVIPELMARLNSDDFSLPYNDLKNMWPLNYYAFDQWRVDQFINAQTVGLFFLILGVVMIFVISPFLTYKYGKRWYCSWVCGCGGLAETAGDAFRHLSDKSTKAWKFERWMINSVLVFSVVTTVAVISTYLGYDSEKYWFTKSAFLISIGVFLTVLLAGILYYKREELNKSAFKGAIGFYILTIAFLVFFSFFDLSQIKINASYFSFGLNQNTYNFDSALRSFYGFGIGSIFSGVIGTGFYPILGNRTWCRMGCPMATIMGIQQRLFSRFRITTNGGQCISCGNCSNSCEMGIDVRAYAQKGENIVRSSCVGCGVCSAVCPRGVLKLENDSMDGRINPTEVLLGNDVDLMDLLNKN, encoded by the coding sequence ATGAGCAATAAAATAGATCACAGTATGTCTTTGGCAACACCAGATGCCTTAAATATAACGACCAAACAAAAAATAGCCTTAGCCACTGGATTAATTGGATTATTTATACTAATTCTCGCTGTATTTAATGTAGACTTTCCTAACAGAGCGGTTTTCTTAACCATATCCTTAGGTTTGATTATTGGCGGAACCGTTGTATACTCTCGAGAAGCGTATCTCACCAAATTAGAAGGTATAAAAAATGATGGTGCTTGGTTTAAATCCATATCCTCACGAGGTGTTCTTGGTTGGGCATTAGGTGTTTTTTTAACGACATTTTATATCGTACTTTATTTCTTTCCTAAATACTTGGGATTAGGAGTTGATGGTGCTGCAAATACTGGTTTAGTTGCACTTTTCGATCCGTTAAGCAACCTATTAAGCGGTAATAACGCCAGTCAGTGGTTTGTTTACGGAACCTTATATACCGTCGCTATTTTAGCCTTTGGGTATAAGTTCATGCTAAAATACAGACACAACCGCTATCAGCAATTACGTACCGCATCGGTAATGTTTTTTCAAACCGCATTTGCCTTTGTGATTCCAGAATTAATGGCGCGTTTAAATTCAGACGACTTCTCACTACCTTATAATGATCTTAAAAATATGTGGCCTTTAAACTACTATGCCTTTGATCAATGGCGAGTAGATCAGTTTATCAATGCACAAACTGTTGGGTTATTTTTCTTAATCTTAGGTGTGGTAATGATTTTTGTTATTTCCCCATTCCTAACGTACAAATATGGTAAACGTTGGTATTGTTCTTGGGTATGTGGTTGTGGCGGATTGGCAGAAACTGCAGGAGATGCGTTTAGACATTTAAGTGATAAAAGCACAAAAGCATGGAAATTTGAAAGATGGATGATTAATTCTGTCCTTGTATTTTCGGTAGTAACAACAGTGGCCGTAATATCTACTTATTTAGGTTACGATTCTGAAAAATACTGGTTTACAAAAAGCGCATTCTTAATTAGTATTGGTGTATTCTTAACCGTTTTACTTGCAGGAATACTGTATTATAAAAGAGAAGAATTAAACAAAAGTGCCTTTAAAGGAGCTATTGGTTTTTATATTTTAACGATTGCTTTCTTGGTATTCTTTTCTTTCTTCGACTTAAGTCAGATAAAAATTAATGCTAGCTATTTTTCTTTCGGTTTAAACCAAAACACCTATAATTTTGATAGCGCATTACGAAGCTTTTATGGTTTCGGAATTGGTTCTATATTTTCTGGAGTTATCGGTACTGGATTCTATCCTATTTTAGGAAACAGAACTTGGTGTAGAATGGGTTGTCCAATGGCAACTATCATGGGAATCCAACAACGTTTATTTTCTAGATTTAGAATTACAACCAATGGCGGACAATGTATCTCATGTGGGAATTGTTCTAACAGTTGTGAAATGGGGATCGATGTTCGTGCGTATGCGCAAAAAGGAGAAAATATTGTACGTTCTAGTTGCGTTGGTTGCGGTGTTTGTAGCGCAGTTTGCCCAAGAGGTGTATTAAAATTAGAAAATGATAGTATGGATGGAAGAATTAATCCGACTGAAGTATTATTAGGAAACGATGTAGACCTTATGGACTTATTAAATAAAAACTAA
- a CDS encoding toxin-antitoxin system YwqK family antitoxin: MKKILYLFLLLASCNAFAEKTYVKTYYKNGIIKAEGWIENTHKIEYWKYYYPTGNLEKAGVFNANLEDGFWKFYYDNKNLKAEGHFLNGKRSGFWTYFYSDNTRNKFGHFKNDLKTGCWESYHSNGNLMYKGNYSKGLFNNYWKFYHFNGILKKEGNFAHGKPTAYWKNYYQNGTLKSEGLFKNGQEDGFWVYYFDNGKQKKTGYFKVGIETNYWTFFKTNGTKEKEGHYVNGKKADWWLFYDNMEKVNHRCQLKDNQKNGYCLMYKNEKLVSASKFSEGKKIKTWTDLATFKRENKLSDLK; this comes from the coding sequence ATGAAAAAGATACTATACCTATTCCTATTGTTGGCAAGTTGTAACGCTTTCGCGGAAAAAACGTATGTCAAAACATATTATAAGAATGGTATAATAAAAGCGGAAGGTTGGATAGAAAACACGCATAAAATCGAGTATTGGAAATATTATTACCCAACCGGAAACTTAGAAAAAGCAGGTGTATTTAATGCAAATCTAGAAGATGGCTTTTGGAAATTTTATTACGACAATAAAAACCTAAAAGCCGAAGGGCATTTTTTAAACGGAAAACGATCTGGTTTTTGGACCTACTTCTATTCAGATAATACGCGAAATAAATTTGGACATTTCAAAAACGACTTAAAAACTGGTTGTTGGGAAAGCTATCATAGCAATGGAAACCTAATGTACAAAGGCAATTACAGCAAAGGCCTTTTTAATAATTATTGGAAATTCTATCATTTTAACGGTATACTAAAAAAAGAAGGTAACTTTGCACACGGAAAACCAACAGCATACTGGAAAAACTATTATCAAAATGGCACCCTAAAATCGGAAGGTCTTTTTAAAAACGGACAAGAAGATGGCTTTTGGGTTTATTATTTCGATAATGGAAAACAAAAGAAAACAGGGTATTTCAAAGTTGGTATAGAAACCAACTATTGGACCTTTTTCAAAACCAATGGCACTAAAGAAAAAGAAGGTCATTATGTGAACGGAAAAAAAGCAGATTGGTGGTTGTTTTATGATAACATGGAAAAAGTGAATCATAGGTGTCAATTAAAAGACAATCAAAAAAACGGCTATTGCTTGATGTATAAAAACGAGAAACTAGTTTCTGCCAGTAAATTTTCAGAAGGAAAAAAAATTAAAACGTGGACTGATTTGGCCACTTTTAAAAGAGAAAATAAATTAAGTGATCTTAAGTAA
- a CDS encoding glycosyltransferase family 2 protein, with product MPKIKVIIPAYNEQDSIANVIHDIPKTVDEVIVVSNNSTDATEANAKNAGATVLTENRKGYGYACLKGMDYISKQESQPDIVVFLDGDYSDFPEELTKIVAPIIDNNTDFVVGARVKELRELGSMTPQQVFGNWLATFLMKVFFGAKFTDLGPFRAIKYDKLLALKMEDKTYGWTVEMQLKALKQKLTYIEIPVNYRNRIGVSKVSGTVKGSVFAGIKILGWIFKYSFKK from the coding sequence ATGCCCAAAATAAAAGTAATAATACCTGCTTATAACGAACAAGACTCTATTGCGAATGTTATTCATGACATTCCTAAAACGGTAGATGAAGTTATTGTGGTTAGTAATAACTCTACTGATGCTACAGAAGCGAATGCAAAAAATGCTGGTGCAACCGTTTTAACCGAAAACAGAAAAGGCTATGGATACGCTTGTTTAAAAGGGATGGATTACATTTCAAAACAAGAAAGCCAACCAGATATTGTTGTTTTTCTGGATGGCGATTATAGCGATTTTCCGGAAGAATTAACCAAAATAGTAGCACCAATTATTGATAATAACACCGATTTTGTAGTTGGAGCACGAGTGAAAGAACTTCGGGAATTAGGTTCTATGACACCACAACAAGTTTTTGGTAATTGGCTAGCAACCTTTTTAATGAAAGTCTTTTTTGGTGCAAAATTCACAGACCTTGGACCATTTAGAGCCATTAAATACGACAAACTTTTAGCTTTAAAAATGGAAGACAAAACTTATGGTTGGACTGTAGAAATGCAACTAAAAGCTTTAAAACAAAAATTAACATATATAGAAATACCTGTAAACTACAGAAACCGAATTGGGGTTTCTAAAGTATCAGGAACTGTAAAAGGAAGCGTTTTTGCAGGAATTAAAATCCTTGGATGGATTTTTAAATACAGCTTTAAAAAATGA
- a CDS encoding cellulose synthase family protein: protein MILETTIIIIYSIALLLIFFYAIAQLNLLFNYIAAQKKEDNSPQLDFNNPDEIPYVTIQLPVYNELYVMERLLDNIAKIEYPKDKLEIQVLDDSTDETIATTAAQIEKIKAQGLDIIHICRSNREGFKAGALKEGLKIAKGEYIAIFDADFLPNKNWLLQTIPHFKDKQIGVVQTRWAHINRNYSTLTKIQAFALDAHFTLEQVGRNSKGHFINFNGTAGVWRKACILDAGNWEGDTLTEDLDLSYRAQLKNWKFKYLEDVETPAELPVVISAARSQQFRWNKGGAENFRKMMFKVLKSKNISAKTKMHGLLHLLNSTMFLNVLIVAILSIPMLYIKNEYAHLKNYFYVMSFFVISTLIFFVCYWFMFKKIYGSSLKNFIQYIGLFFTFFSIAMGFSLHNSIAVLEGHFGKRSDFVRTPKFNINKVTDSWKGNKYLKKNISAHVIIEGILMLYFAFGMYSAFVVGDQGGDFGLFPFHLMLFLGFGFVFLKSLTSKA, encoded by the coding sequence ATGATTTTAGAAACCACAATCATCATTATCTATTCGATTGCATTGTTGCTTATTTTCTTTTATGCAATAGCACAACTTAATCTGTTGTTCAATTATATTGCTGCACAAAAGAAGGAAGATAATTCGCCGCAATTAGACTTTAATAATCCAGACGAAATTCCTTACGTAACCATACAACTTCCGGTGTATAACGAGTTGTATGTTATGGAGCGTTTGCTAGATAATATTGCAAAAATAGAATACCCAAAAGACAAGTTAGAGATTCAGGTTTTAGACGATTCTACAGACGAAACTATTGCAACTACAGCTGCTCAAATTGAAAAAATAAAAGCACAAGGTTTAGATATCATTCATATTTGCAGATCTAACAGAGAAGGCTTCAAAGCTGGGGCTTTAAAAGAAGGTTTAAAAATTGCAAAAGGAGAATATATAGCCATTTTTGATGCCGATTTCCTTCCTAATAAAAACTGGTTACTACAAACCATTCCGCATTTTAAAGACAAACAAATTGGCGTGGTACAAACCCGTTGGGCGCACATCAACAGAAACTACTCTACACTAACAAAAATTCAAGCTTTTGCCTTAGATGCACATTTCACTTTAGAGCAAGTAGGTAGAAATAGTAAAGGACATTTTATTAACTTTAATGGTACCGCAGGTGTTTGGCGAAAAGCATGTATTCTTGACGCAGGAAACTGGGAAGGAGATACGTTAACCGAAGATTTAGATTTAAGCTACAGAGCACAACTTAAAAACTGGAAATTTAAATATTTAGAAGATGTAGAAACTCCTGCAGAATTACCTGTAGTAATTAGTGCAGCACGTTCGCAACAGTTTCGATGGAATAAAGGAGGCGCAGAAAACTTTAGAAAAATGATGTTTAAAGTGCTTAAAAGCAAAAACATTTCTGCAAAAACAAAAATGCACGGCTTACTACATTTATTAAACTCTACCATGTTTTTAAACGTACTTATTGTTGCCATTTTAAGTATCCCAATGCTATATATTAAAAACGAATACGCACACTTAAAAAACTATTTTTACGTGATGAGTTTCTTTGTAATAAGCACGCTTATTTTCTTTGTTTGCTACTGGTTTATGTTTAAAAAAATATATGGTAGTTCGTTAAAGAACTTTATACAATACATTGGACTTTTCTTTACCTTTTTCTCTATCGCAATGGGTTTTTCTCTGCATAACTCTATTGCTGTTTTAGAAGGTCATTTTGGTAAGCGTAGTGATTTTGTACGTACACCAAAATTTAATATTAATAAAGTTACCGATAGCTGGAAAGGCAACAAATACTTAAAGAAAAACATATCGGCACATGTGATTATAGAAGGTATCCTCATGCTGTATTTCGCATTTGGTATGTATAGCGCATTTGTAGTTGGTGATCAAGGTGGCGATTTTGGATTATTCCCTTTTCACCTGATGCTTTTCTTAGGTTTCGGATTTGTATTTTTAAAATCCTTAACCTCTAAAGCCTAG
- a CDS encoding RidA family protein, with translation MGNAIKISGAVSMDDEGNPTAIGDLGQQMKNCYADLDKILKHYGCTFDDVVVENVFTTNMALFLENAAYRNSIYTKQFPTGSWLGVKELAVPEFLIEIELEVHKME, from the coding sequence ATTGGAAATGCCATTAAAATTTCTGGAGCTGTAAGTATGGATGATGAAGGAAACCCTACAGCTATTGGTGATTTAGGACAGCAAATGAAAAATTGTTATGCCGATTTAGATAAAATTTTAAAACATTACGGTTGCACATTTGATGATGTGGTTGTAGAAAATGTTTTTACGACAAACATGGCTTTGTTTTTAGAAAATGCAGCCTATCGAAATTCTATTTATACGAAACAATTTCCAACTGGTTCTTGGCTTGGCGTTAAAGAATTGGCAGTGCCAGAATTCCTGATTGAAATCGAACTAGAAGTGCATAAAATGGAGTAA
- a CDS encoding mannosyltransferase has translation MLYNTFFLKLRKPSILLVLACILFYYSFAYNLVRTDYIKLITLYVALFILFYKLVSINKNNFKFLAWTAFIFRAIFILAIPNLSQDFYRFIWDGRMILEGFNPYLYTPESFLTNNELPVHQAEALYAGMGTLNGSHFTNYPPINQLCFVIAGIFGGKSILGAAMALRLLIIAADFGTLYFGKKLLEKLKLPVQNIFWYILNPFIIIELTGNLHFEGVMIFFLVWSLYLLHIGKWKQAAVVFACSISVKLIPLLFLPLLFKYFRKPMVLSSETEKSSEDTGASTALSMTRLITFYSIVGFTTLLLFLPFYSSEFINNYAQTVGLWFQNFEFNASIYYIAREIGYWFRGYNEIAIIGKTLPILVLLFVLYLAFFKKNTSTKQLIQSMLFAFAFYLFLSTTIHPWYVATLLILSVFTTYKFPLVWSFAIILSYLAYIQIDKADKSENLYIIALEYLIVFSVFLYELIKRKSIEN, from the coding sequence ATGCTTTACAACACCTTTTTTTTAAAACTCAGAAAACCTTCTATTTTATTGGTATTAGCATGTATATTATTTTACTATTCTTTTGCCTATAATTTAGTAAGAACAGATTACATAAAGCTAATTACACTGTATGTTGCTTTGTTTATTTTATTTTACAAACTGGTTAGTATTAACAAAAACAATTTTAAATTTTTAGCATGGACTGCCTTTATATTTCGAGCTATATTTATTCTTGCCATTCCTAATTTATCACAAGACTTTTATCGTTTTATTTGGGATGGACGCATGATACTAGAAGGTTTCAATCCGTATTTATACACACCAGAATCTTTTCTAACAAATAACGAATTACCCGTACATCAAGCCGAAGCATTATATGCAGGAATGGGAACCTTAAATGGAAGCCACTTTACTAACTATCCACCAATAAACCAGCTTTGTTTTGTGATTGCAGGAATCTTTGGAGGCAAAAGTATTTTAGGTGCTGCTATGGCTTTAAGGTTATTAATTATTGCTGCAGATTTTGGTACCCTTTACTTTGGAAAAAAGCTACTTGAAAAACTAAAACTGCCAGTACAAAATATTTTCTGGTACATTTTAAATCCTTTTATCATTATAGAACTTACGGGGAATTTACATTTTGAAGGTGTTATGATTTTCTTTTTAGTTTGGAGTTTATATCTACTGCATATTGGAAAATGGAAACAAGCAGCTGTGGTTTTTGCATGTTCGATTTCGGTAAAACTAATTCCGTTGTTGTTTTTGCCTTTGTTATTTAAATATTTCAGGAAACCGATGGTCCTTTCTAGTGAAACGGAAAAATCTTCAGAAGACACAGGTGCTTCGACTGCGCTCAGCATGACAAGATTAATAACATTTTATAGTATTGTTGGTTTTACTACACTACTTCTATTTCTTCCTTTTTATTCTTCCGAATTTATAAACAACTATGCACAAACGGTTGGTTTATGGTTTCAGAATTTTGAATTTAACGCAAGTATTTATTACATCGCTAGAGAAATTGGCTATTGGTTTAGAGGCTATAACGAAATTGCAATTATTGGTAAAACCCTTCCTATTTTAGTACTCTTATTCGTTTTATATTTGGCGTTTTTCAAAAAGAATACCAGTACCAAACAACTCATACAATCGATGCTATTTGCATTTGCTTTTTACTTATTTTTAAGCACAACCATACATCCTTGGTATGTAGCAACCTTATTAATACTTTCTGTTTTTACCACTTATAAATTCCCGTTAGTTTGGAGTTTTGCTATCATTCTAAGTTACTTAGCATATATACAAATTGACAAAGCAGACAAGTCGGAAAACCTATATATTATTGCATTAGAGTATCTTATTGTTTTTAGTGTATTTTTGTATGAGCTCATAAAAAGAAAATCTATTGAAAATTAA
- a CDS encoding alpha/beta hydrolase produces MKINFKKLLRRFKRTVVALILLYLFSLVFLYFKQERFFFNPKHLEKDYVFQFKEPFEEVNIEVEKDIFLNAVLFKAEAPKGVILYFHGNAGAIHDWGKRAHLFLENNYDVLFVDYRNYGKSDGNYSNSDALLQDAQKVYEYTKMRYSEDQITVLGFSLGTGMASYVASKNNPKMLILNAPYYSWQTLIADEIAPPVPKFLMRYDIPSYQFVKAVKCPIHICYGTRDFLINPETNTKKLKALNPKNITLHPITDAGHNGLHITKAYYDLLKVIL; encoded by the coding sequence TTGAAAATTAATTTTAAAAAATTATTAAGACGCTTTAAGCGAACTGTTGTAGCGTTGATATTGCTGTATCTCTTCTCGTTGGTGTTTTTATATTTTAAACAGGAACGCTTCTTTTTTAATCCGAAACACTTAGAAAAAGATTATGTTTTTCAGTTTAAAGAACCTTTTGAAGAAGTAAATATTGAAGTAGAAAAAGATATTTTTTTAAACGCTGTTCTTTTTAAAGCGGAAGCACCTAAAGGAGTTATTTTATATTTTCATGGTAATGCAGGAGCGATACATGATTGGGGGAAACGCGCACATTTATTTTTAGAGAACAATTACGATGTGCTTTTTGTAGACTATAGAAATTACGGAAAAAGCGATGGCAATTATAGCAATAGCGATGCACTTTTACAAGATGCACAAAAAGTATACGAGTATACAAAAATGCGTTATAGCGAAGACCAAATTACGGTTTTAGGATTTTCATTAGGCACAGGAATGGCGAGTTATGTAGCCTCAAAAAACAATCCGAAAATGCTGATCTTAAATGCACCTTATTATTCTTGGCAAACCTTAATTGCTGATGAGATTGCCCCTCCAGTACCTAAGTTTTTAATGCGTTATGATATACCTTCTTATCAATTTGTAAAAGCCGTAAAATGTCCGATACATATCTGTTATGGTACGCGAGATTTTTTAATAAATCCAGAAACGAATACCAAAAAACTAAAGGCTTTAAATCCTAAAAACATAACACTGCATCCAATTACAGACGCTGGACATAATGGTTTGCATATTACCAAAGCCTATTACGATTTGTTAAAAGTCATTCTTTAA